A segment of the Catenuloplanes nepalensis genome:
AGCGGCGCGACCGCGCGCAGGCTCGCGTCGAAGACCGCGCCGCCGGTCATCTCCAGCACCACGTCGACCTTCGCACCGCCGTTCGCCTCGATCAGCGCGGCCCTCAGGTCGTCCGACGCGGGATCGACCGCGACGTCCGCGCCCAGGTCCAGCGTGATCGCGCGTTTCTCCGGCGTGGACGCGGTCGCGATGATCCGGCCGGCACCGGCCCGCCGGGCCAGCTGAATCGCCTGCGAGCCGGTGCCGCCCGCGCCCGCGTGCACCACCACGGACTCGCCGGGCACCAGACGCGCGGCCTGATGCAGCAGCAGGTAGGCGGTCGAGCCCTGGACCAGCGTGCCGAGCGCGGCCGCGTCGCCGACCGCGTCCGGCAACGGAATCAGCCGGTCCGGGCGGGCCGCGACCCTCTCCGCGTACGCGCCGGAGCCGACCATCGTGGCGTAGCGGCGGCCGTCCGGGCCGCGCACGATCGCCTCGCCGCCGGGGATCAGCGGCAGGGCCTGCCTCGCCAGGTAGGAGTCCTCGGTCTGGTGGGTGTCGGCGTAGTTGACGCCGGCTGCGAGCACGTCCAGCACGACCTCACCGTCGCCGGGGACCGGGTCCGGCACCTCGGAGACGGTCAGCAGCTCGGGGCCGCCGAACTCGGTGATCTGGATCGCGCGCACAGACATACCTCCCGGTCTACG
Coding sequences within it:
- a CDS encoding quinone oxidoreductase family protein, which codes for MSVRAIQITEFGGPELLTVSEVPDPVPGDGEVVLDVLAAGVNYADTHQTEDSYLARQALPLIPGGEAIVRGPDGRRYATMVGSGAYAERVAARPDRLIPLPDAVGDAAALGTLVQGSTAYLLLHQAARLVPGESVVVHAGAGGTGSQAIQLARRAGAGRIIATASTPEKRAITLDLGADVAVDPASDDLRAALIEANGGAKVDVVLEMTGGAVFDASLRAVAPLGRLVHFGMAGRAPATPVDPASLMRAGRTVIGFWLIHVIRRRPDLYTKAIGELLGALADGSLRALSGGEYPLDRAADAHRALLGRTTTGKLILRP